From Flavobacteriales bacterium, one genomic window encodes:
- a CDS encoding TonB-dependent receptor, whose translation MIRHLISLLLVSFLALNSFGQLTQSITGTVIDKQSHYPIPGVQVIISASDPLIGTVTDIDGYFRIDNVDVGRTTIEASFIGYEKIVLSNLLLVSGKEFNINVQLVEEVNSLNEVVIKADIDKRETKNKLATVSTRTFSVEEAGRYAGSLQDPARMAQNFAGVASGSDDKNDIIIRGNSPLGVLWRMEGIDIPSPNHFSTLGNTGGAVSMLNINNLSNSDFMTSAWSADYGNATSGVFDLEMRNGNRDKREYVVQMGFNGLEFGGEGPFKKGGKASYIFNLRYSTLQLFDYVGIDLGVGSAVPEYQDITFKVNVPTKKAGRFTLWGLGGTSNIEFKPSAEIDTTNLYADNNENTVFASNTGVVGLSHTYFFNKSTFSKLVLAASNTGTKGKVDTLSLQDERVNLYGFDRSQTKYSINYKINKKFNAKNTLTTGIIGDQYILDIKDSAYVHYVDPILGMVDYYRIIANNKGNGFLLQSYISWQHKFSNKITLNSGLHSQHFMLSKANALEPRLGLKIRANKKHTLGLGCAMHSQNQPIPIYFNELANDSTNEVSLPNKSLDFTKAIHAVISHDYFIGKNVRLKTELYYQHLYNIPVDPNNPTRSMVNEGAGFALPSGTGYVNSGTGKNYGLELTLEKFLSNGLYYLVTYSLFESKYKGFDKVERNTAFNGTYVLNGLAGKEFTFKNKSSLSFNIRMTYAGGKRYTPIDIEASIDNSRQIEYLDQAYTQRHNPYFRSDFKITFQINKERLSHAIAIDLQNLTNQKNVFEYGYNVRNQRITTVYQRGFLPVVLYKLVF comes from the coding sequence ATGATAAGGCATCTCATTTCACTTCTACTTGTATCATTCCTAGCGCTAAACAGCTTTGGACAACTTACACAATCAATTACAGGAACAGTAATAGATAAACAGTCTCATTATCCTATTCCAGGAGTACAGGTAATTATTTCAGCTTCCGATCCTCTTATAGGAACGGTAACTGATATTGATGGGTATTTTAGAATTGATAATGTTGATGTAGGAAGAACTACAATAGAAGCGAGTTTTATTGGGTATGAAAAAATTGTTCTCTCTAACCTATTACTAGTTTCTGGAAAAGAGTTCAATATTAATGTTCAATTAGTTGAAGAAGTTAATTCTCTCAATGAAGTAGTTATAAAAGCAGATATAGATAAGCGAGAAACTAAAAACAAACTTGCCACAGTAAGTACTCGAACATTTTCGGTTGAAGAGGCCGGTAGATATGCAGGTTCACTACAAGACCCCGCTCGAATGGCGCAAAACTTCGCTGGTGTTGCATCTGGAAGTGACGACAAAAATGACATCATTATTCGAGGCAACTCGCCTTTAGGTGTTTTATGGAGAATGGAGGGAATCGATATTCCTAGCCCAAACCATTTTTCGACCCTTGGAAATACTGGTGGAGCTGTAAGCATGTTGAATATTAATAACCTCTCAAATTCTGATTTCATGACTAGTGCATGGAGCGCTGATTATGGTAACGCAACTTCTGGCGTATTCGATTTAGAAATGAGAAATGGCAATAGAGACAAACGAGAATATGTTGTGCAGATGGGATTCAACGGACTGGAGTTTGGAGGAGAAGGCCCTTTCAAGAAGGGAGGAAAAGCCTCTTATATTTTCAATCTTCGCTATTCTACTCTGCAACTATTCGATTATGTAGGCATCGATCTAGGAGTCGGTTCGGCCGTTCCTGAATATCAAGACATCACATTCAAAGTAAATGTACCTACTAAAAAAGCCGGAAGATTTACACTTTGGGGTTTAGGAGGAACAAGCAACATCGAATTTAAGCCAAGCGCGGAAATTGATACAACAAACCTTTATGCAGACAACAACGAGAATACAGTCTTTGCTTCAAACACTGGTGTTGTTGGACTATCACATACCTATTTCTTCAATAAAAGCACGTTCTCAAAATTAGTATTGGCTGCCTCAAACACTGGAACAAAAGGCAAAGTGGATACTTTATCTCTTCAAGATGAAAGGGTTAACCTATATGGGTTCGATCGATCTCAAACTAAATACTCCATCAATTACAAAATCAATAAAAAATTTAATGCAAAGAATACCCTTACAACAGGGATAATTGGAGATCAATACATACTAGATATTAAGGACAGCGCATATGTTCATTACGTTGATCCTATACTTGGAATGGTAGATTACTATAGAATAATTGCCAATAATAAGGGGAATGGATTTCTACTCCAGAGTTATATATCCTGGCAACACAAATTCAGCAATAAGATTACTCTTAATTCAGGACTCCATTCTCAACACTTTATGCTTTCCAAAGCAAATGCCCTAGAACCAAGGCTTGGCCTAAAAATAAGAGCAAATAAAAAACATACGTTGGGTTTAGGATGTGCTATGCACAGCCAAAACCAACCCATTCCGATTTACTTTAACGAGCTAGCCAACGATTCTACGAATGAAGTTTCGCTTCCCAATAAATCTTTAGATTTTACAAAGGCTATACACGCTGTTATAAGTCACGATTATTTTATTGGGAAAAATGTACGTCTTAAAACAGAATTGTATTATCAACATTTATACAACATACCTGTAGATCCAAATAATCCAACAAGATCTATGGTTAACGAAGGTGCTGGATTTGCACTTCCATCAGGGACCGGTTATGTAAATAGTGGAACAGGTAAAAATTACGGCCTAGAACTCACACTAGAGAAGTTCTTGAGCAATGGTTTATACTATCTAGTTACTTACTCTTTGTTTGAATCAAAATATAAAGGATTTGATAAGGTTGAAAGGAATACTGCTTTTAATGGCACATATGTATTAAACGGACTAGCCGGAAAAGAATTTACCTTTAAAAACAAATCCAGCCTATCGTTCAATATAAGAATGACTTATGCCGGCGGAAAAAGATACACGCCTATTGATATTGAAGCTTCTATAGATAATTCTCGTCAAATCGAATACTTAGATCAAGCATACACTCAAAGACACAACCCATATTTCAGAAGTGATTTTAAAATAACATTTCAGATAAATAAAGAAAGACTTTCACACGCAATTGCTATTGATTTACAAAATTTAACCAATCAGAAAAACGTATTTGAATATGGATATAACGTAAGAAATCAGCGTATAACAACTGTTTACCAAAGAGGATTTTTACCAGTAGTATTGTACAAGCTGGTCTTCTAA
- a CDS encoding amidophosphoribosyltransferase, with product MSDQIKHECGIAFIRLLHPLDYYIKKYGTPLYGLNKLHLMMEKQHNRGQDGAGVASIKIDSTPGTRYINRRRSNSSTPIKDVFNPINEKFAAILEENPEKLTDGKWLKENISFMGELLLGHLRYGTFGNNNIEYCHPFLRQNNWKTRNLVLAGNFNLTNVDELFEQLIELGQHPKEKSDTVTVIEKIGHFLDEENEKLFKKFKDGGLSNQDISPLIGENLDIQKILEESSKKWDGGYVMCGMIGHGDAFVLRDPSGIRPAYYYQDDEVVVVASERPAIQTSFNVDIDKIKEVEPGTALVVTKAGKVEVKRVLEACEKKACSFERIYFSRGNDKDIYQERKELGRLLCPAIFEAVDFDLRRTVFSFIPNTAETAFYGMVDGVNEYLNEVKKRKILELGANPDPDKLEDILSIKPNIEKIAIKDVKIRTFITSDEARDDMVAHVYDITYGTITDKIDNLVIIDDSIVRGTTLKQSIIKILDRLSPKKIVIVSSAPQIRYPDCYGIDMAKLGDFIAFRAAVALLKDTLQENIMDDAYEKCKAQEGYASEDYVNYVKEIYRPFTSEQISEKISELLVDDTVNAEVEIIFQTLEGLHGACPDHTGDWYFSGDYPTPGGNKVVSRAFINFMEGKNVRAY from the coding sequence ATGAGTGATCAAATCAAACATGAGTGCGGCATTGCATTTATCAGATTACTCCATCCACTAGATTATTATATTAAAAAATACGGCACTCCATTGTATGGCTTAAACAAGCTGCACTTAATGATGGAGAAGCAACATAACCGAGGTCAGGATGGGGCTGGAGTTGCTAGTATTAAAATCGATAGTACACCTGGTACCAGATATATCAACAGAAGAAGATCGAATTCGTCAACTCCAATTAAGGATGTATTTAATCCGATTAATGAGAAGTTTGCTGCAATTCTAGAGGAGAACCCAGAGAAGCTTACCGATGGTAAGTGGCTCAAAGAGAATATTTCTTTTATGGGAGAGCTTCTTTTAGGACACCTTCGTTATGGAACTTTTGGAAATAATAATATTGAATATTGTCATCCATTTTTAAGACAGAATAACTGGAAAACGAGAAACCTTGTTTTGGCAGGTAACTTCAATCTTACGAATGTAGATGAGCTTTTTGAGCAGTTGATTGAACTTGGTCAGCACCCCAAAGAGAAATCAGATACGGTTACAGTAATAGAAAAGATTGGTCATTTCTTGGATGAGGAAAATGAAAAATTATTCAAGAAGTTTAAAGATGGTGGATTATCTAATCAAGATATTTCTCCGTTAATTGGAGAGAACTTAGATATTCAAAAGATACTTGAAGAGTCGTCTAAGAAATGGGATGGTGGCTATGTGATGTGCGGTATGATTGGACATGGTGATGCATTCGTTTTAAGAGATCCAAGTGGTATTAGACCAGCATATTATTACCAAGATGATGAGGTAGTAGTGGTGGCATCTGAAAGACCGGCTATCCAAACTTCGTTTAATGTTGATATTGACAAGATCAAAGAGGTTGAGCCAGGTACAGCATTAGTTGTTACAAAAGCAGGAAAGGTTGAGGTGAAGAGAGTGTTAGAAGCTTGCGAAAAGAAGGCTTGCTCTTTTGAAAGAATCTACTTCTCAAGGGGTAATGACAAAGACATCTATCAAGAACGAAAAGAGTTGGGACGATTACTTTGTCCAGCTATATTTGAAGCTGTTGATTTTGATTTAAGAAGAACCGTTTTCTCTTTTATTCCGAACACAGCAGAGACTGCCTTTTACGGAATGGTTGATGGAGTAAATGAATATCTCAACGAAGTTAAGAAGAGAAAGATATTGGAATTGGGTGCAAATCCGGATCCTGATAAGTTGGAAGACATTCTCTCTATCAAACCGAATATCGAAAAGATCGCAATTAAAGATGTAAAGATCCGGACGTTTATTACAAGCGACGAAGCGCGTGACGACATGGTTGCCCATGTGTATGACATCACTTATGGAACGATTACAGACAAGATAGATAACCTTGTGATTATTGATGATTCAATTGTTAGAGGCACAACTTTAAAGCAAAGTATTATTAAGATCTTAGATCGATTGTCTCCAAAGAAAATAGTTATTGTTTCTTCTGCTCCGCAAATTAGATACCCAGATTGTTATGGTATCGACATGGCCAAGTTGGGAGACTTTATTGCATTTAGAGCGGCTGTTGCATTGTTAAAAGATACCTTGCAAGAGAATATCATGGACGATGCTTATGAGAAGTGTAAAGCTCAAGAAGGATATGCTTCTGAAGATTATGTAAACTATGTAAAAGAGATTTATCGTCCGTTTACTAGTGAGCAAATATCTGAAAAGATAAGCGAGTTATTAGTGGATGATACAGTTAACGCTGAGGTTGAGATTATTTTCCAAACATTAGAAGGGTTGCACGGTGCTTGTCCTGATCATACTGGGGATTGGTATTTCTCTGGAGATTATCCAACTCCTGGAGGTAACAAAGTTGTTTCAAGAGCTTTCATAAATTTTATGGAAGGGAAGAATGTAAGGGCTTATTAA
- the asnB gene encoding asparagine synthase B: protein MCGILAIIGKTDPELAREISSRMNHRGPDERDIYVQENGSLLSHERLSIIDLKTGKQPIQGTDTAWVVHNGEIYNHQELRDGELSHKTFRTTCDSEVIVHLYEEYGYDFCNKLGGVFAFVVLDGDKFIAGRDPIGVKPLYYGKDTNGAMFFASEMKVIADQCVEFEAFPPGHYYTKEDGLVKYFNPTWLDHKVCTNDLNLDLIRDTLIKATEDRLMTDVPLGVLLSGGLDSSLTSAIAKRAMDKTGTELHSFSVGLNADAPDLIAAREVAAHIKTTHHEVYFSVAEGIKILDKLIWHAETYDVTSIRASTPMYFLSKAIADLGIKVVLSGEGADEIYGGYLYFNNAPSLEEFQKETIDRVGRLSTADCLRADKSTMAHGIEARVPFLDKNFLEVSMLLDPKHKQGNRDKGIIEKKPIRMAFDDKENPFLPQRILWRQKEQFSDGVGYNWIDELIAHAESQVSDDDFATASTRFPHNTPMTKEAFYYRTIFEKHYPQESAIKTVLQWIPKWQVNLDPSGRANNEHVKTYEGDNVSS from the coding sequence ATGTGCGGTATACTTGCCATCATTGGTAAAACAGATCCTGAATTAGCTAGAGAAATTTCTAGCAGGATGAACCACAGAGGTCCAGATGAACGGGATATTTATGTTCAAGAGAACGGATCTTTACTTTCTCATGAGAGACTTTCTATCATCGACTTAAAAACGGGTAAGCAACCAATCCAGGGAACAGATACTGCATGGGTTGTTCATAATGGAGAGATATATAATCATCAAGAATTAAGAGACGGTGAATTATCACACAAAACATTTAGAACTACTTGCGATAGTGAGGTAATTGTTCATTTATACGAAGAGTATGGATACGATTTCTGTAACAAGCTTGGTGGAGTTTTTGCTTTCGTTGTTTTAGACGGGGATAAATTTATTGCTGGTAGAGATCCAATCGGTGTTAAGCCATTATACTATGGTAAAGATACTAACGGAGCAATGTTCTTTGCATCTGAAATGAAAGTTATTGCTGACCAATGTGTAGAATTCGAGGCATTTCCTCCGGGACACTATTACACAAAAGAGGATGGATTAGTAAAGTACTTCAATCCAACTTGGTTAGATCATAAAGTTTGTACCAACGATCTTAATTTAGATTTGATAAGGGACACATTGATCAAAGCAACTGAAGATAGATTGATGACAGATGTACCTTTAGGTGTACTTCTTTCAGGAGGTTTAGATTCTAGTTTAACATCAGCAATTGCAAAAAGAGCGATGGATAAAACGGGAACAGAATTACATTCTTTTTCAGTTGGACTTAATGCGGATGCTCCAGATTTAATTGCAGCCAGAGAAGTAGCGGCTCACATCAAGACAACGCATCACGAAGTTTATTTTTCTGTAGCGGAAGGGATCAAAATTTTGGATAAGCTTATCTGGCATGCTGAAACTTATGATGTAACAAGTATTAGAGCAAGTACACCGATGTACTTCTTATCTAAAGCTATCGCTGATTTAGGAATTAAAGTTGTGTTAAGCGGTGAAGGTGCTGACGAAATTTACGGAGGTTACTTGTACTTCAACAATGCACCTAGCTTAGAAGAATTCCAAAAAGAAACGATTGATAGAGTAGGACGATTATCTACTGCAGATTGTTTGAGAGCTGATAAGTCTACAATGGCTCATGGCATTGAAGCGAGAGTTCCATTTTTAGATAAAAATTTCTTAGAGGTTTCTATGCTACTAGATCCAAAGCATAAACAAGGAAACAGAGATAAAGGAATCATCGAGAAGAAACCAATCAGAATGGCTTTTGATGATAAAGAAAATCCGTTTCTCCCACAAAGAATTCTTTGGAGACAAAAAGAGCAATTCTCGGATGGAGTTGGTTACAATTGGATTGATGAGTTAATTGCTCATGCAGAATCACAAGTTAGTGATGACGATTTTGCAACTGCATCTACTCGGTTTCCTCATAATACACCAATGACTAAGGAAGCGTTTTATTACCGTACTATTTTCGAAAAACATTATCCGCAAGAATCAGCAATTAAAACTGTATTGCAGTGGATACCAAAATGGCAAGTTAATCTTGATCCTTCAGGTAGAGCGAATAATGAGCACGTTAAAACGTACGAAGGAGACAACGTTAGCTCGTAA
- a CDS encoding DinB family protein produces MLFSLNCWSQSFLEEFEEKISNSKDYSLEVLELFPEGKLDYKATEEIRTVRKQFEHLIENMLWLSSSYLSKEQKEIEGSSLKKMNKQQIKDELSIAFDYVLKITKAFNESHLNEKVDFFAGEKSKRKMFVLINDHITHHRAQLLIYLRLNNIKPPSYRGW; encoded by the coding sequence TTGCTTTTTTCTTTGAATTGTTGGTCACAATCATTTCTAGAGGAGTTTGAAGAAAAGATCTCTAACTCGAAAGATTACTCCCTGGAAGTATTGGAACTATTCCCAGAAGGTAAATTGGATTATAAAGCAACAGAAGAGATAAGAACGGTTCGAAAACAATTTGAACACCTCATCGAAAACATGCTGTGGCTAAGTAGCTCATACCTCTCCAAAGAACAAAAAGAGATTGAAGGTTCTAGTCTCAAAAAAATGAACAAACAGCAAATCAAAGATGAACTATCTATAGCATTCGATTATGTTTTAAAAATAACTAAAGCATTCAATGAATCTCATTTAAACGAGAAAGTAGATTTCTTCGCAGGAGAAAAATCTAAGCGTAAAATGTTTGTGCTTATTAATGATCATATAACTCACCATCGCGCACAGCTTCTAATCTACCTTCGATTAAACAATATTAAACCTCCATCTTATAGAGGTTGGTAG